A window of Plantibacter sp. PA-3-X8 genomic DNA:
GTCAGCGAGCGCATCGCCTGGGCGAGCGGCGGTGGCCGGAGCCCCGCGCGGCGCAGGAGCTCGTCGTCGCTGAGGACCGCGGCGGTCGTGTCGTGGGCGAGCAGGCGACCGTCGGCCATGACCGCGACGTGACTCGCGTGATCGGCGACGAGCTGGAGGTCGTGGGTCACGACGAGGACTGTGGTGCCCTGCGCGTTGAGTCCGGCGAGGAGGTCCAGGAGCTCGTTCGCCCGCGCCCGGTCCTGACCGAAGGTCGGTTCGTCGAGCGCGAGCACCGGAGCTCCGGCGATGAGGGCGCTCCCGACGGACAGTCGGCGCTTCTGGCCGCCGGAGAGGAGGAACGGATGCACGTCGCGGGCGGATGCCAGGCCGAACCGCCGCAGCAGGTCGTCGACGCGCCGCTCGATCCCGGTGTCGTCGACGCCCCGGATCCGCAGGCCGTGCGCGAGTTCGTCGTGGACGGTGTGGGCGATGAACTGGTGCTCGGGGTTCTGGAAGACGAAGCCGATGTGCGCCGCGATCGTCCGGACGTCGCTGCGCGCCGGGTCGATCCCGCCGACGTCGATGCGGCCGCGGGGTGGCCGAACCACCCCGGCGATCGCCTGGAGCAGGGTCGTCTTGCCTGCACCGTTCGTCCCGATCACCGCGAGGAAGTCGCCCGTCCCGACCTCGAGGCTCACCTCGTGGAGGATCGGGGTGCGCCAGCGGCCCCGACCGCGTTCGACGCTGAGCCGGTCGACGCGGACCGCGACCGGTCCCTCGGCGGTGACCGGCGCGACGGCTACCGTCGGCGGCGGCGTCGGCAGCGCGATCGCGTCGAGTGCGGCGGTCAACTCGGCGGGTGTCAGGGGGAGGTCCGGCAACGCGACACCGGCCGACCGCAGACGCAGCGCGGCGAGCGTCGCGACGGGAAGCCAGACACCCATGGCGAGGAGCTCGTCGAGGTGTCCGAGCAGGACGTCGCGGGTCGGGCCGTCGAAGGCGAGCCGCCCGTCGCGATCGAGGACGACGACCCGGTCGACGAGGTCGATGGCGGCGTCGAGGTTGTGCTCGACGAGCAGGATCGCGTGCCGCTTCCCGGCGCCGTCCGGTCCGGAGACGAGTGAACGGAGGGCGGCGTAGACCTCCTCGATCCCGGCCGGATCGAGGTTCGCCGTCGGCTCGTCGAGGACGAGGAGGTCGCTCCCCATGGCCAGGGCGCAGGCGATCGCGAGTCGCTGTCGGCCTCCGCCTGAGAGTCGGTCGGGGTTCTCAGCCCGGCGCTCCCAGAGCCCGACCTGCCGGAGCGCGCGCTCGGCGCGGGACAGCACCTCCTCGACGGGGAGCAGGAGGTTCTCCGGGCCGAAGCACACCTCGTCGAGGACCGTTCCGGTGACGATCTGCGCGTCGGGGTCCTGGAACACCATCGCCACGTGCTCGCTCAACTGCGCGACCGTCGAGGTGGCCGTGTCGAGCCCGCCGGTGACCACAGCACCCTCGAACTCGGCCGGGACGGCGTGGGGGACGAGGCCGTTGAGGGCCAGCGCGAGCGTCGACTTCCCCGAGCCGCTCGGCCCGAGCAGGAGGACCACCTCACCGGATGCGACCTGGAACGACACGTCGTCCGGGGTCCACTCCTCACGCTCGTCGTGGCGGATGCGCACCCGCCGGACGACGGTGGCGGGGTGCGTCGGCGGTACGGGGTCCACTCAGGCCCGCGTGCCGGCCGAGCCGCGGTCGCGCTGCAGGGGTTTCGCGATGGACCGCCCCACACCGGCTCTCGCGAGGGCCGCTGCGACCGCCCGCCCGAGCGCGGTGAAGGCGATCGGGCTGAGGACGAAGAGCGCGATGTAGACCGTCTGGGCGAGGGGTGCGAAATGCTCGATCCCGAGGACGACGAGCACGGAGCCGCCGAAGACGAGTCCGGCGATGCCCGCTGCCAGGTAGAAGACCCAGGCCCTCCAGACGCGGTAACGCGACACGGCGAAGGGGATCTCCTGCAGGAGCCCGATCGCGAGGCCGGTGCCGAAGTACCGGAAGAACCACTGCGGGCTGAACGCCGCTGAGACGAGGCCGGCGGTGAGCCCGGTCATGAGGGCCACGCCACCACGTCGGAGGAGCGCCTGCGAGACGACGCCCGGCAGGAAGTACACGCCGATGATGAGGCCGTAGAGCACGGGGGCGGTCGCGGAGATCGTGCCGCCGACGTACCCGGAGACGACGAAGACGAGGCCGCCGCCGACGCCGATGGCGGCGCAGGTCAGCAGCAGTCGCGTACTCAGACGTTGCATGAGCCCACCTTCACGAGCAGCCGATCTCCTGAGGACAGCCTATCCTTTATCAGCCTGTCGAGACGCCGGTGGACATCGCTCGGAACGGGGTCCCGAGCGCCCCGTCCGGGCGATCAGATCGAGCGTCGGCGCGGGGTCAGACGGACGTTCGGCAAGGGCGGCGCCGGAATGCGGTCCGTGCCGTGGCCGGCGACCGACCCGAAGCGCGGCGACCCCGCCTCCCAGTCCTCCCGGGCGGACGCGATGTCCTCGTGGCTGCGACCGACGAAATTCCACCACATGACCAGCTCCTCCGGGAACGGCGTCCCTCCGAGGAGCACGAAGCGGGCACCGGTCGCGCTCCGGAGCTCGAGGCGATCGCACCCGGGCGCCAGGTAGAGCAACGGGCCGGAGCCGAGTTCGACGCCGCCGACCTCGAGCGCCCCGTCGATCACCAGGACGCCGTGCTCGAAGGACGGATCCACCGGCACCTCGACGACGGTGTCGGCCTCGAGCGTCACGTCGGCACCGAGCAGGGGCGAGTGGACGGTCGCGGTCGACGTCACGCCGCCCAGCGTGCCGATGAGGACGGTCGCCTCCAATCCTGGAGCGCGGTGGACGGGCAGGTCCGTGTGCTGCTCGAACGCAGCCGGCACCTGGGCGGCGGCCTCCGGGAGCGCCACCCACAGCTGGAGGCCGTGCATGGCGGCCGCCTCCTCGCCCACCGAGAACTCGGAGTGCGACACGCCTCGACCGCTCGTCATGAGGTTGAGCTCGCCCGGGCGGACGACCACGTCGCTGCCCACGCTGTCGCGGTGGCGGATGTCGCCGACGAGCGGCCACGTCACGGTCTGCAGGCCGGTGTGCGGATGCGGCAGCACGCGCATCAGTGAGCGGTCCTCGTCGAAGCGGTCGAGGAAGCACCAGGCGCCGATCATCGGCAGCTCGCGCTGCGGAAGGGTGCGATGGACGCTCAGGCCGCGGACACCGCCGAGGGGGACCTCGCGGGCCTCGAGGAGTCTCGTCCCGGATCCGTCAGGTGCGTGGCAGACGCTGGGGACCGGGTCGGCGTCGAGTCTCGTCATGAGCGCCTCCTTATCACGGACAACGCTACTCCCGCTCGGCCTGACCTCGGCCCGGACCGACGTGGTTGACTGGGCGCGGGGCCCGTCCGGCTCCGCCGCTGCCGAGATTGGGGATCCCATGGGCCTGTTCGACAAGCATGAGGACGCACCGGAACCGCTCGCCCGCGGCCTCTGGCACGACCGCATCGGCACGTTCGCGACCCGGAGCATCCAGACGCTCGCCATCGTCGCGGTCGCCGCACTGATCGTCTTCGCGCTGACCCAGCTCTCCCTCGTGATGATCCCCGTCGTCATCGCACTCATCCTCGCCTCGGCGATCTACCCGCTCATGCGGTGGATGCGGTCGAAGGGGCTCCCGTCGATCCTCGCCACCTGGATCGCCCTCGTCTCGATCCTCGTCGTCCTCGGCGGCATCGGATGGCTCATCGTCTGGGCCGTTCGCAGCCAGTGGGACGACCTCGTCGACTCCGCCTCGAAGGGCTTCGGGCAGCTGCAGGACTGGCTCGGCACCCTGCCGTTCGACATCGACGAGAAGCAGATCGAGGACGCCAAGCAGACCGCGGTCGACTTCCTCACCTCGAGCCAGTTCGGCAGCGGGGCACTCGCCGGGGTCTCCGCGACGGCGAGCTTCCTCACCGGCCTGGTGCTCATGGTCGTCGTCCTGTTCTTCTTCCTCAAGGACGGACCGCGGCTCTGGGAGTTCCTGCTCCGTCCCTTCACCGGAACCGCGTACGACCGCGCCAAGCGCATCGGCGGCAAGACGGTGGACACCCTCGGCGGGTACGTGCGCGGCACCGCCACGATCGCGGCCGTCGACGCGATCGGCATCGGCATCGGCCTCGCGATCATCGGGGTCCCGCTCGCGCTGCCGCTCAGCGTCATCGTGTTCCTGACCGCCTTCATCCCGATCGTCGGTGCGACCGCCGCCGGCATCCTCGCGGCCCTCGTCGCGCTCGTCGCCAACGGTCCGGTCGCCGCCCTCATCGTCGTCGGCATCGTCGTGCTCGTGAACCAGCTCGAGGGCAACTTCCTCCAGCCCGTCGTCATGGCACGCTCGCTCAAGCTGCACGCCCTCGTCGTCCTCCTCGCCTTGACCGCCGGCACCATCCTCGGCGGCATCGTCGGCGCGGTCCTCGCCGTCCCGATCGCCGCGGTCGCGTGGGGCATCATCGGTGTCTGGAACGGTCCGGACCAGCCCGCCGAGCCCATGCGGCAGAAGCGACCCGAGTCCGTCTGAGCGAGGCCGTCCGGGTCGTGGGTCCGCCCGCCGGATAGCATGTGATCGTGGACCCCCACGATCTCCTCGGCCTCGTCTTCGAGGTCTTCACCTGGATCGGCTTCGGCAGCGCCGTCGTCGTGCTGCTCGTCATGCTCATCGCGCGGGCCGCGGACGGCAGCTGGGTGGAGACGCACGGGGTCATCGTGGACGTGCCGGAGGACGCGGGCGGCGGTGACGTCGATCGAGGTCCGGGGCGCGAGGTCCGCTGGATGACCGAGGCGGCCGAGCTGTATTCACGACCCGTCACGGATGCGGAGTTCGACGCCCTGCGCGACCCCGAGGAGCCGAACGTCTTCTACGCCCGTCGGGAACCGTCGCGCGCACGCTTCCGCCGGACGGCCGATCACACGAGGGCGCTCCGGCTGCTCTTCGGCGTGACCTTCGGCATCGGCGTCGTCTGCTCCATCGCCTCGATCGTCCTGCTGTTCGTCGCCGACACCGGGGCCTGAGCGCCCGCTCCCTGGTCCCTGAGCCTGTCGAAGGGCGACGCTCGGGTAGGCTGTGAACACGAGCGTCGACACCTGGTCCGCTCGCTCTCCCGGAGGCATCGCATGACGGAACGGTGGGCCCGTGTCGCCCGCGGCACCGCCGCAGCCGCGTTCGCCACCTTCGCCGCAGCCCTCTCGCACACGATCGGCGGGGTCGCCGCACCGTCCGCGTTCGTCCTCCTGGTCGGCGGCACCTTCGCCGTCCTGGTCTGCGTCCTCCTCGCCGGCCGCCGCATCACCGCACTCGGGGTCGTCGCCTCCGTGCTCGTGAGCCAGCTCGGCTACCACGCGCTCTTCACCCTCGTCCCGAGCACCGTCAGTGCCACGGTCGCATCCGGCGGTGCGACCGGCCCCGCGAACTGGCACCGGCACGGGGTCGTCGAACTCGCGACCGGCGGCGTCACCGCGGCGCACACCCACGGCGACACCACGATGTGGGCGGCGCACCTCGTCGCGGCCGTCGCGACCATCGCAGCCATCCTGTTCGCCGAACGCGCGACGCTCGCCGCGCTCGCCGCCCTGACCGTCCGGATCCTCGCCCGCCGTGCCGCACCGACGCACCTCGTCCCCGCGCCCCGCCGGGTGCGCTGGGTCCGCGTCAACCGTCGTCCCCGCAACCTCGGGGTGGTCCTGCTCCACCTGCGACACCGCGGTCCGCCGGCGCTCGCCGCCGCCTGACCGACGCACCACCCTCCGACCGGGACGGGTGCCGTGCGTGGCCGGTCGGCCCCGACGCAGCAGCACCCTTCGGCGCGCCATCCGGCGTGACCATCCCCTTTCCGCACGCTCGACGCCGTGCGGATCAGTCGACAGGACGATCATGAACGCAACCACCCCCCGCCCGACCTTCCGCAAGCCCGCCGTGCTCGGTGCCATCGCCATCGGCGCCGGAGCGCTCCTCGCGGTCGGCGCACCGCTCGCCGCCAGCGCTCACGTCAGCGTCACGCCGACCTCCACCGCCGCCGGCTCCTACACGGTGCTGAGCTTCGCCGTCGGTCACGGCTGCGACGGCTCGCCCACGACGAGCCTCTCCTTCGAGATCCCCGAGGAGATCAACGCCGTGACGCCGACGGTCAACCCGAACTGGACCATCGACAAGCAGATGGCCCCGCTCGCGAAGCCCATCACCGACAGTCACGGTGAGCAGCTCGCCGAGCGCGTCGGCACGGTCGTCTACACGGCCAAGACGCCGCTCGCCGACGGCTACCGCGACACCGTCTCCTTCCAGGTCCAGCTGCCGGCCGACGCCGAGGGCAAGACGCTCGTCTTCCCCGTGACGCAGACGTGCGAGGTCGGCCAGACCGACTGGACCGACGTCGCGAAGGACGGTCAGACCGAGGACGACCTCGAGTCGCCGGCGCCGGTCGTGGTCGTGACCGCTGCCGAGGCCGGCGACCACCACGGTGGTGCCGCCATGGACGACGACGGTGACGGCGACCACACCGAGGCCGCTGCCTCGACCGACGCCGGCACC
This region includes:
- a CDS encoding ABC transporter ATP-binding protein, with amino-acid sequence MDPVPPTHPATVVRRVRIRHDEREEWTPDDVSFQVASGEVVLLLGPSGSGKSTLALALNGLVPHAVPAEFEGAVVTGGLDTATSTVAQLSEHVAMVFQDPDAQIVTGTVLDEVCFGPENLLLPVEEVLSRAERALRQVGLWERRAENPDRLSGGGRQRLAIACALAMGSDLLVLDEPTANLDPAGIEEVYAALRSLVSGPDGAGKRHAILLVEHNLDAAIDLVDRVVVLDRDGRLAFDGPTRDVLLGHLDELLAMGVWLPVATLAALRLRSAGVALPDLPLTPAELTAALDAIALPTPPPTVAVAPVTAEGPVAVRVDRLSVERGRGRWRTPILHEVSLEVGTGDFLAVIGTNGAGKTTLLQAIAGVVRPPRGRIDVGGIDPARSDVRTIAAHIGFVFQNPEHQFIAHTVHDELAHGLRIRGVDDTGIERRVDDLLRRFGLASARDVHPFLLSGGQKRRLSVGSALIAGAPVLALDEPTFGQDRARANELLDLLAGLNAQGTTVLVVTHDLQLVADHASHVAVMADGRLLAHDTTAAVLSDDELLRRAGLRPPPLAQAMRSLTNHPDWRHLSRLDDLPGAAAR
- a CDS encoding ECF transporter S component, which encodes MQRLSTRLLLTCAAIGVGGGLVFVVSGYVGGTISATAPVLYGLIIGVYFLPGVVSQALLRRGGVALMTGLTAGLVSAAFSPQWFFRYFGTGLAIGLLQEIPFAVSRYRVWRAWVFYLAAGIAGLVFGGSVLVVLGIEHFAPLAQTVYIALFVLSPIAFTALGRAVAAALARAGVGRSIAKPLQRDRGSAGTRA
- a CDS encoding pirin family protein, with the protein product MTRLDADPVPSVCHAPDGSGTRLLEAREVPLGGVRGLSVHRTLPQRELPMIGAWCFLDRFDEDRSLMRVLPHPHTGLQTVTWPLVGDIRHRDSVGSDVVVRPGELNLMTSGRGVSHSEFSVGEEAAAMHGLQLWVALPEAAAQVPAAFEQHTDLPVHRAPGLEATVLIGTLGGVTSTATVHSPLLGADVTLEADTVVEVPVDPSFEHGVLVIDGALEVGGVELGSGPLLYLAPGCDRLELRSATGARFVLLGGTPFPEELVMWWNFVGRSHEDIASAREDWEAGSPRFGSVAGHGTDRIPAPPLPNVRLTPRRRSI
- a CDS encoding AI-2E family transporter — protein: MGLFDKHEDAPEPLARGLWHDRIGTFATRSIQTLAIVAVAALIVFALTQLSLVMIPVVIALILASAIYPLMRWMRSKGLPSILATWIALVSILVVLGGIGWLIVWAVRSQWDDLVDSASKGFGQLQDWLGTLPFDIDEKQIEDAKQTAVDFLTSSQFGSGALAGVSATASFLTGLVLMVVVLFFFLKDGPRLWEFLLRPFTGTAYDRAKRIGGKTVDTLGGYVRGTATIAAVDAIGIGIGLAIIGVPLALPLSVIVFLTAFIPIVGATAAGILAALVALVANGPVAALIVVGIVVLVNQLEGNFLQPVVMARSLKLHALVVLLALTAGTILGGIVGAVLAVPIAAVAWGIIGVWNGPDQPAEPMRQKRPESV
- a CDS encoding DUF3592 domain-containing protein gives rise to the protein MDPHDLLGLVFEVFTWIGFGSAVVVLLVMLIARAADGSWVETHGVIVDVPEDAGGGDVDRGPGREVRWMTEAAELYSRPVTDAEFDALRDPEEPNVFYARREPSRARFRRTADHTRALRLLFGVTFGIGVVCSIASIVLLFVADTGA
- a CDS encoding YcnI family protein; the protein is MNATTPRPTFRKPAVLGAIAIGAGALLAVGAPLAASAHVSVTPTSTAAGSYTVLSFAVGHGCDGSPTTSLSFEIPEEINAVTPTVNPNWTIDKQMAPLAKPITDSHGEQLAERVGTVVYTAKTPLADGYRDTVSFQVQLPADAEGKTLVFPVTQTCEVGQTDWTDVAKDGQTEDDLESPAPVVVVTAAEAGDHHGGAAMDDDGDGDHTEAAASTDAGTTDVLGRVLGIAGLVVGAAGIVIAASARRAASDAKRQA